One region of Paenibacillus polymyxa M1 genomic DNA includes:
- a CDS encoding TIGR00266 family protein, with amino-acid sequence MSYEIVHEGAFAMLKVQLSPGETIKAEMGAMVSMSSSVDIKGTVDGGLLRGLGRMLSGEKFFFQELRAARGPAEVLLAPASIGDVQAVELDGTYRLLVQKDGFLACTEGIEVSTKMQNLMKGLFSGEGFFIVEISGRGTVFLSSYGAIHPIYIAPGEERIIDNAHLVAWPDYMDYRIEKASKGWLSSVTSGEALVCRFRGEGTVLIQSRNPGSFGQWIRSFIPDSK; translated from the coding sequence ATGAGCTACGAAATCGTGCATGAAGGTGCCTTTGCTATGCTCAAGGTACAGTTGAGCCCCGGAGAAACCATTAAAGCGGAAATGGGAGCGATGGTTTCCATGTCTTCCAGTGTAGATATAAAGGGGACGGTAGACGGTGGACTGTTACGTGGTTTAGGCAGAATGCTGAGCGGAGAAAAATTCTTTTTTCAAGAGCTGAGGGCAGCCCGGGGACCCGCTGAAGTACTGCTAGCCCCCGCAAGCATAGGTGATGTACAAGCAGTGGAACTGGATGGCACGTATAGGCTGTTGGTCCAAAAGGACGGTTTTTTGGCCTGTACAGAAGGTATTGAGGTTAGTACCAAAATGCAAAACCTGATGAAAGGTTTATTCTCCGGTGAAGGTTTTTTTATTGTAGAAATCAGTGGCCGAGGCACAGTATTCCTATCCTCTTATGGAGCCATTCACCCTATTTATATTGCGCCAGGAGAGGAGCGTATTATTGATAATGCTCATCTAGTGGCGTGGCCGGATTATATGGATTATAGAATTGAAAAAGCATCTAAAGGCTGGTTGTCCAGCGTAACGAGTGGGGAAGCCCTTGTATGCCGTTTTCGCGGTGAAGGCACAGTACTGATTCAAAGCCGAAATCCGGGTAGTTTTGGACAATGGATTAGAAGTTTCATCCCTGATAGCAAATAG
- a CDS encoding CAP domain-containing protein: MKNMLKKTLVMGSLSAVLSAGFIVPASASPADDLSAQLQQWFQNNGYTVNMSNGTTTITKTVIKDYSEKDKAKTNTANPSSGKQTTNQASQKASKTVTKQQTQTQNANSGAGQSTDSNAQLSKSQFAAEVVKLVNNERSQKGLKPLTSNAKLTEVALAKAKDMSTNNYFSHTSPTYGSPFDMMKKFGVTYTYAGENIAMGQKTPQEVMKAWMNSQGHRENILKAEYTQIGVAYYNGYWVQEFTRN, from the coding sequence ATGAAGAATATGTTGAAAAAAACACTGGTGATGGGAAGCTTAAGCGCCGTTTTATCCGCAGGATTCATCGTTCCGGCATCAGCTTCACCAGCTGACGATTTGTCTGCCCAATTACAACAATGGTTTCAAAATAACGGATACACAGTCAATATGTCCAACGGGACGACAACAATAACGAAGACTGTCATTAAGGATTATTCTGAAAAGGACAAGGCTAAAACAAATACAGCAAATCCTTCTTCTGGCAAGCAAACGACGAATCAGGCTAGCCAAAAGGCTTCAAAGACTGTTACCAAGCAACAGACCCAAACACAAAACGCCAACTCAGGTGCAGGTCAGTCTACAGATTCTAATGCACAACTGAGCAAGTCTCAATTTGCAGCCGAGGTGGTAAAGCTTGTAAACAACGAGCGCAGCCAAAAAGGTCTGAAGCCCCTCACCTCTAATGCGAAGCTTACAGAAGTAGCCTTAGCGAAGGCGAAGGACATGAGCACGAACAATTACTTTTCCCATACATCTCCGACTTACGGTTCACCATTTGATATGATGAAAAAATTCGGTGTAACTTATACGTATGCGGGTGAGAATATTGCAATGGGACAAAAAACACCACAAGAAGTAATGAAGGCCTGGATGAATAGTCAGGGACATCGTGAAAATATTTTGAAGGCAGAATATACACAAATCGGTGTGGCTTACTACAATGGATATTGGGTACAAGAGTTCACACGTAACTAA
- a CDS encoding GNAT family N-acetyltransferase, with product MSNSVMIPVLTIRSVELGDCEAVTGLLREVGYPMTCGVMKEVMGTAQEDSQANMMVAEMDGCVVGVIGMHTAQSLAYPDPAVQITMLVVSGEYRGEGIGKRLVACGEEWGRAQGCYHLFITGANNRIKQVEARAFYNRIGFEKQGYRFSKKLR from the coding sequence ATGTCTAACAGTGTGATGATTCCAGTACTGACAATTCGTTCCGTAGAGCTTGGCGATTGTGAAGCCGTAACTGGACTACTTAGAGAAGTCGGATACCCGATGACTTGTGGCGTTATGAAAGAAGTTATGGGAACAGCGCAGGAGGACAGTCAAGCGAATATGATGGTTGCAGAAATGGATGGTTGTGTTGTCGGAGTAATCGGCATGCATACGGCTCAAAGCCTGGCCTATCCTGATCCTGCTGTACAAATCACCATGCTGGTCGTGAGCGGGGAGTATCGCGGCGAAGGCATTGGCAAACGATTGGTTGCTTGTGGTGAGGAGTGGGGGCGTGCGCAAGGCTGCTATCATTTATTCATTACTGGAGCGAATAACCGCATCAAACAAGTAGAGGCCCGTGCTTTCTACAACCGAATCGGCTTTGAGAAGCAAGGCTACCGTTTCAGCAAAAAGCTTAGATAA
- the purT gene encoding formate-dependent phosphoribosylglycinamide formyltransferase, which produces MWGAPFSAKAKKMLLLGSGELGKEVIIEAQRLGVECIAVDRYELAPAMQVAHRSHCLDMQDAEALKALIRKEQPDIIVPEIEAIATGALEELEQEGFHVVPTARAARLTMDREGIRRLAAEKLQLPTAAYRFADHFEQLRSAVQELGTPCVVKPLMSSSGKGQSVCRALEDAESCWNTALEGARAKTTRVIVEAFVPFESEITLLTVRSESGTTFCPPIGHIQKDGDYVESWQPHGMTDKQLSEAQDIARTITDELGGYGLFGVELFLTADSVIFSEVSPRPHDTGMVTMITQDLSEFALHVRAILGFPVPSVTLLTPGASATLKAEVATRDFAISGLHDALLLPRTQVRVFGKPETKPGRRMAVALSAAEDVETARKTAKEAANMLKVEVNHV; this is translated from the coding sequence ATGTGGGGTGCTCCTTTTTCTGCCAAGGCTAAGAAGATGCTACTGCTGGGTAGCGGCGAATTGGGAAAAGAAGTCATTATTGAAGCTCAGCGGCTTGGCGTGGAATGTATTGCTGTAGATCGCTATGAGCTGGCTCCAGCAATGCAGGTGGCTCATCGCTCTCACTGTCTGGATATGCAGGATGCTGAGGCGTTGAAGGCATTAATTCGCAAGGAACAGCCCGACATAATTGTACCTGAAATCGAAGCTATTGCTACGGGTGCTTTGGAAGAATTAGAGCAAGAGGGATTTCACGTAGTACCAACGGCCCGGGCCGCCCGTCTTACGATGGACCGGGAGGGTATCCGCAGGTTGGCTGCCGAGAAATTACAGCTTCCGACTGCCGCCTACCGTTTTGCAGATCATTTTGAGCAGTTACGGTCGGCGGTTCAAGAGCTGGGCACGCCATGTGTGGTCAAACCCTTAATGAGTTCGTCAGGTAAAGGGCAGTCTGTATGTCGGGCACTCGAAGACGCAGAATCCTGCTGGAATACGGCGCTGGAAGGCGCGCGTGCCAAAACGACACGTGTCATTGTTGAAGCTTTTGTCCCGTTTGAGAGCGAAATTACCTTATTGACCGTCAGATCGGAATCAGGCACGACTTTTTGCCCACCGATTGGCCACATTCAAAAAGATGGGGATTATGTCGAATCTTGGCAGCCTCATGGCATGACGGACAAGCAGCTTTCGGAGGCGCAAGACATTGCCCGTACGATTACGGATGAACTGGGGGGTTACGGATTGTTTGGCGTAGAGCTGTTTTTAACGGCTGATAGCGTCATATTTAGTGAAGTATCCCCGCGTCCGCATGATACAGGTATGGTAACCATGATCACGCAGGATTTGTCTGAATTTGCGCTTCATGTACGGGCGATTCTCGGATTCCCGGTGCCTTCGGTCACGCTGCTTACACCAGGAGCTTCAGCTACCTTGAAGGCAGAAGTGGCAACGCGCGATTTCGCAATAAGCGGTCTGCATGATGCACTATTGCTACCCCGGACACAGGTGCGAGTGTTCGGGAAGCCTGAAACCAAGCCGGGACGCCGGATGGCTGTAGCGCTTAGCGCTGCAGAAGATGTGGAGACAGCACGGAAGACAGCCAAAGAAGCTGCCAATATGCTGAAAGTGGAGGTAAATCATGTCTAA
- a CDS encoding ABC transporter ATP-binding protein, translating into MNIPVEKAKPLKKPTNERFVYQDDEVIDKPFNWEEFKRLLAYMKPYARQILPILLVMMILGTITKLTVPYLISLAIDKAIAPAWPALPSVKLLLLITGAVLLLYLIQWAASTYRIKFTNIIGQRVIYDLREDLFKHIQKLSFNFFDKRPAGSVLVRVTNDINSLQDLFTNGAVNVLIDCVQLFGIIVILLLINWKLGLAVIVTVPIMFLISTKLRVRIRRAWQEVRMKNSRINSHLNESIQGIRVTQAYTQEQENMAYFDDMNSSSKKSWDKASAMNQVFGPLIDITGGLGTLVLFWFGAHLIQTDQLTVGLLVAFANYVGNFWEPINRLGQMYNQLLVAMASSERIFEFMDEQPNIANKPGAKALPPIRGEIQFEKVIFEYEKGRQALKGINLSVEAGQSIALVGHTGSGKSTIINLLSRFYDITSGRLTIDGYDVRDVTVESLRSQISIVLQDTFIFSGTIRDNIRFGRLDATDEEIEAAAKAVNAHEFIVHLPDGYETEVEERGGMLSMGQRQLLSFARALLANPRILILDEATASIDTETELKIQEALQVLLEGRTSFMVAHRLSTIRNADHIVVLDHGEIQESGNHEQLMKKHGIYRGLVEAQFRFL; encoded by the coding sequence ATGAATATTCCAGTAGAAAAAGCCAAACCGTTAAAGAAGCCGACCAATGAGCGCTTTGTCTATCAAGATGATGAGGTCATTGATAAACCGTTTAACTGGGAGGAATTCAAACGTTTGCTAGCATACATGAAACCTTATGCCCGTCAGATTCTGCCGATTCTTCTGGTCATGATGATTCTCGGCACGATTACTAAGCTGACGGTTCCATATTTGATCAGTCTGGCCATTGACAAGGCCATTGCTCCCGCATGGCCTGCACTGCCGAGCGTAAAGTTATTGTTGCTCATTACGGGTGCCGTGCTCTTGTTATATTTAATTCAATGGGCAGCCAGTACGTACCGCATTAAATTCACCAATATTATTGGTCAGCGGGTTATTTACGATTTGCGTGAAGATTTGTTCAAGCATATTCAGAAGCTTTCCTTTAACTTTTTTGATAAAAGACCGGCGGGTTCTGTATTAGTACGTGTGACGAATGACATTAACTCGCTACAGGATTTATTTACGAATGGTGCAGTGAATGTCCTGATTGACTGCGTACAGCTTTTCGGAATTATCGTTATTTTGCTGCTTATTAACTGGAAGCTCGGTTTGGCAGTGATTGTGACCGTTCCGATCATGTTTTTGATCTCGACCAAGCTGCGAGTACGCATCCGTCGCGCCTGGCAAGAAGTACGCATGAAGAACTCGCGTATCAATTCTCATTTGAATGAATCTATTCAGGGAATTCGTGTGACACAAGCGTATACGCAGGAGCAGGAAAACATGGCTTATTTCGACGATATGAACAGCTCCAGTAAAAAATCGTGGGATAAGGCTTCTGCTATGAATCAGGTCTTTGGCCCACTTATTGATATTACCGGAGGATTAGGTACGCTTGTGCTGTTCTGGTTTGGAGCGCATTTAATTCAGACAGATCAGCTTACGGTGGGGCTGCTGGTTGCATTCGCCAACTATGTAGGGAACTTTTGGGAGCCAATCAATCGGCTGGGTCAAATGTACAATCAGCTACTGGTTGCGATGGCTTCTTCAGAAAGAATTTTTGAATTCATGGATGAACAGCCGAATATTGCAAACAAACCGGGAGCAAAAGCCTTACCGCCTATCCGGGGTGAAATTCAATTTGAAAAAGTCATTTTTGAATATGAAAAGGGACGTCAGGCGCTTAAAGGTATTAATCTTTCTGTCGAGGCGGGTCAATCTATAGCGCTTGTAGGTCATACCGGATCAGGTAAAAGTACAATTATTAATTTGCTCAGTCGTTTTTATGACATTACGTCAGGGCGACTTACCATTGATGGTTATGATGTGCGAGATGTCACGGTGGAGAGCTTGCGCAGCCAGATTAGCATCGTGCTTCAGGATACATTTATTTTTTCGGGGACGATACGCGATAATATCCGATTTGGCCGTTTGGATGCAACGGATGAGGAAATTGAAGCGGCTGCGAAGGCGGTCAATGCTCATGAATTCATTGTTCACTTACCAGATGGCTATGAAACAGAGGTAGAGGAGCGTGGAGGGATGCTGTCCATGGGCCAGCGCCAGCTCTTATCCTTTGCTCGTGCCTTACTGGCTAATCCGCGAATTCTTATTCTGGATGAGGCCACAGCTAGCATTGATACGGAAACGGAGCTGAAAATTCAGGAGGCTCTTCAGGTTCTATTGGAAGGCAGAACTTCTTTTATGGTTGCTCACCGTTTGTCCACTATTCGGAATGCTGATCATATCGTTGTACTGGACCATGGGGAAATCCAGGAAAGTGGTAATCATGAACAATTGATGAAAAAACATGGAATATATCGGGGGCTGGTGGAAGCACAGTTCAGATTTTTGTAA
- a CDS encoding ABC transporter ATP-binding protein, with translation MEVLRQLQVFFRERRHYLFLSILCLAIATALGLVYPNLLQRLIDNAIIPGDFEKVPVLALTVLGVVIIKGFMQFLHGFFGGRLGNYLAYRLRNACYEKLQFLSFRYYDTAKTGDLMSRLTGDLEAIRNFIGFGFAQLLNVLLMVVFGSIMMLYINWQLTLFTMISMPLLLFVTFKFESRIHPTFQEMRIALSALTTAVQENITGVRTVKSFARESYEVEKFSVRNEQYKSNQIQAASLWSRFFPAMELIASVSVVLLLGMGGYLVIQKSMTLGELVAFFSLIWYIIGPIWSIGFHINNYTQSKASGERVLELLNQSVDVTDEADALTLNADQVKGHVTFDHVTFAYGNKLPAVVDINLDAPPGSVIGILGGTGSGKSTIIQLLMRAYNVNAGSIKLDGTDIRHLKIRDLRAQISSVFQETFLFSSSIRNNIAYGLSHVSMDDIIRVSKLAQAHEFITELPLGYDTVVGERGLGLSGGQKQRIAIARALLKNPKILVLDDATSAVDMETEHEIQSGFQEVMRGRTTFIIAHRISSLRHANEIVVLEEGRIVQRGTHEQLIATPGPYQDVYHIQYADYIAEAPDGVSEGQVRP, from the coding sequence ATGGAAGTGCTCAGGCAACTGCAAGTTTTTTTTCGTGAGAGGAGACATTATCTATTTCTTTCCATTCTATGCCTTGCGATAGCGACGGCCTTGGGACTGGTGTATCCGAACCTGCTCCAACGGCTCATTGATAACGCTATCATTCCCGGTGACTTCGAGAAAGTTCCGGTTCTGGCTCTGACTGTACTGGGAGTCGTGATCATCAAAGGGTTTATGCAATTTTTACATGGTTTTTTTGGTGGACGGCTGGGTAACTATCTGGCGTATCGACTTCGCAATGCCTGTTACGAAAAGCTGCAATTTCTGTCCTTCAGATATTATGACACCGCCAAAACGGGGGATCTTATGTCCCGTCTGACTGGTGATTTGGAGGCGATTCGCAACTTTATCGGGTTTGGTTTTGCGCAACTCCTCAATGTGCTACTGATGGTCGTATTCGGCTCTATCATGATGCTGTATATTAATTGGCAGCTCACCCTCTTTACGATGATCAGCATGCCATTGCTACTCTTCGTCACATTCAAATTTGAATCTCGGATTCATCCCACCTTTCAGGAAATGCGAATTGCTCTCAGCGCCCTGACGACAGCGGTACAAGAAAATATTACAGGTGTGCGAACCGTTAAATCTTTTGCTCGCGAATCCTATGAAGTGGAAAAATTCTCCGTACGTAATGAGCAGTACAAAAGTAACCAAATTCAGGCTGCTTCCTTATGGAGTCGATTTTTTCCTGCGATGGAACTGATTGCCTCGGTCAGTGTGGTTCTTCTCTTGGGCATGGGTGGATATCTAGTTATCCAGAAGTCAATGACCTTGGGGGAACTCGTCGCTTTCTTTAGCTTAATTTGGTATATTATCGGTCCCATCTGGAGCATTGGCTTTCATATCAATAACTATACGCAGTCCAAAGCTTCCGGTGAAAGGGTTTTGGAGTTGCTGAATCAGTCTGTAGATGTAACCGATGAAGCTGATGCACTTACACTCAACGCCGATCAGGTGAAGGGACATGTGACGTTTGATCATGTTACCTTTGCTTACGGAAATAAGCTACCTGCTGTTGTTGACATCAATCTGGATGCGCCACCGGGATCGGTTATTGGGATTTTAGGAGGAACAGGTTCCGGGAAGTCGACCATTATTCAACTACTCATGCGAGCCTACAATGTGAATGCAGGAAGCATCAAGCTGGATGGGACGGATATACGTCATTTGAAAATTCGCGATTTACGTGCTCAAATTTCTTCTGTGTTTCAGGAGACGTTTCTGTTCTCGTCCTCTATACGCAACAATATTGCATATGGGTTAAGTCATGTCAGTATGGATGACATCATACGTGTTTCCAAGCTGGCTCAGGCGCATGAATTCATAACTGAATTACCGCTGGGCTACGACACTGTTGTTGGTGAACGTGGATTGGGACTGTCTGGAGGGCAGAAACAACGGATCGCCATCGCGCGCGCACTACTCAAAAATCCGAAAATTCTCGTGCTGGATGATGCTACCAGTGCGGTCGACATGGAGACGGAGCATGAAATTCAGTCCGGTTTTCAAGAGGTTATGCGTGGACGCACAACGTTTATTATAGCTCATCGAATCTCTTCGCTTCGTCATGCCAATGAAATTGTAGTGCTTGAGGAAGGACGAATCGTCCAACGTGGAACACATGAACAGCTCATTGCTACTCCAGGTCCATATCAAGATGTGTATCATATTCAATACGCCGATTACATAGCGGAGGCTCCAGACGGTGTATCCGAAGGGCAGGTGAGACCATGA